The DNA region CATAGCTGAGGCCGGGCCACTGTCTCGGGGTTTATTGCTTAGATAGGAAGAAGCCGGGCTGGGCCAGGCTGCGGGGGTTAGGGACCAGCCCGGGCTCCCTGGGGCCTACAGTCCGGGCGGGTGAAGGGGTGGAATACAGTCTAGGAGGAGCTGGGGATAGACAGGAGggtaggaagaaggaaaggaagagtagAATGGGATCCTAGCTCCCATCGCATGGTCCGGGGAGCTGAGAAAAGACCGAGTCATTGGGGAAGGATATGAGTTGCTGAGGGGTCTCATGTGTCTGAAGAGGACAGGGGACGCTCAGCTCCCCGCCCCTGGACTCAGTCGTCCACGTCGATCTCTACGTCTTCTTCGTCCTCCGAGCAGTCCTGGCTACTGGCCGGCTGGTCCGTGAGGGGAGAGGCGGGGGAAAGTTGAAGGTGGCCCGCCCCGGGGGCCTGAGGGGGGCCGGTCGGCAGGGCAGGTGAGTTGGACCGGGACTTGGGCCGCCCTCCGCCAGTCTCCGAGTTCTGCTCTAGCTCGGCCAGAGCCACGATGTCCACCTGCGAGCTGGGCCCCAGTTTCTTGGCGGACTCCACGTCGGCCTTCATCTCCTCCAGGTCCCGCTTGAGCTTGGCGCGGCGGTTCTGGAACCAGGTGATGACCTGCGCATTGGTGAGGCCCAGCTGCTGAGCGATCTGGTCGCGGTCGGCCGGGGACAGATACTTCTGGTAAAGGAAGCGCTTCTCCAGTTCGTAGATCTGATGGTTGGTGAACGCAGTGCGCGACTTCCGCCGCTTCTTAGGAGTCTGCCGCTGCCCGAAGATGGTCATCCCGTCGCGGCCTGTATGGAGACCATAAGCAGGTTGGAGGTGGAAATGGAAGGGGTTGGTAGGAAGTGGAAAAAAGACATCCTCCCCCTCGTTTCCCTAGCTTCCTCTCTCCTAGGCCTGGAGAAGGATCCCCGAATTCCTCCCCGACCCGGTCCAGGGAGGCCTGGGCCCAGGATCTGCGGCAGCACCGGTTCCCCGGGTCCCTGGCACAAGGGACCGAATGAGTGTATGATTTCCTTGCCCCTGTTGAGTATGGGACACTTGGGAATAAGCAGCGCTCTAAACAGAGGCACACGGGGCAGGACAGCGTGGGAGTTTCGACTCCAGCAGCACCGCCAACCAACCTAAAACCCACCCCACTTGTAACCACCCGCCCTAAGGAAAAAGGCAGTAAACTATGTAGCCCCATCTATGACTGACCTGGCCCAGCAGTAGCCAGTCCAGACCGCAGGCCAGAGTTGggtagaagggagaaagagcGAGGGAGTAGAGGGCCTGGACCCGCTCGGGATGGGGCAGAAGCCAGAGCTTCCTACTGACTAGCTGCAGGGTAGGGATGGGCTGTTTGAGCCGGGGTCCGGCAGCGGGTCCTACCTTCGGCTGCCTGCAGGACGCTGACCTCCAGGCCTTTAAAGGTCTTGCTGGCTAGTTCCTCCAACGCACAGAGAGGTGAGGTCTGCGAGAGTAGGGCCCGGCCCGCCAGGGGCAGGCTGCCGGGGGAGTGCTTATCGGCTGCGGAGAGCAGGTGCGCCGCCCCGCACAACGAGTA from Gracilinanus agilis isolate LMUSP501 unplaced genomic scaffold, AgileGrace unplaced_scaffold41086, whole genome shotgun sequence includes:
- the LBX1 gene encoding transcription factor LBX1 → MTSKEEGKASSGEERRRSPLDHLPPPANSNKPLTPFSIEDILNKPSVRRSYSLCGAAHLLSAADKHSPGSLPLAGRALLSQTSPLCALEELASKTFKGLEVSVLQAAEGRDGMTIFGQRQTPKKRRKSRTAFTNHQIYELEKRFLYQKYLSPADRDQIAQQLGLTNAQVITWFQNRRAKLKRDLEEMKADVESAKKLGPSSQVDIVALAELEQNSETGGGRPKSRSNSPALPTGPPQAPGAGHLQLSPASPLTDQPASSQDCSEDEEDVEIDVDD